One genomic region from Accipiter gentilis chromosome Z, bAccGen1.1, whole genome shotgun sequence encodes:
- the LOC126036398 gene encoding LOW QUALITY PROTEIN: elongation factor 2-like (The sequence of the model RefSeq protein was modified relative to this genomic sequence to represent the inferred CDS: inserted 3 bases in 2 codons; deleted 1 base in 1 codon) has protein sequence MPPLFVLRKTCQKCERLFVMLSLKVNFTVGQIPAIMDKKSNIRNMSVIAHVDHGKSTLTDSLVCKAGIIASARAGETRFTDTRKDEQERCITIKSTAISMYYELXNDLAFIKQCRDGSGFLINLIDSPGHVDFSSEVTAALRVTDGALVLVDCVSGVCVQTETVLRQAIAECINPVLMMKKMDRALLELQLEPEELYQAVQRVVENVNVIISTYGEGEAGPMGNIMIDPVIGTVGFGSGLHGWAFTLKQFAEMYVTRFPAKGEKVQLPPVEHSKKVEDMMKKLWSDKYFDPATGKFSKSATSPDGKKLPRTFCQLVLDPIFKAVMCRWLPAGDALLQMITIHLPSPVTAQKYRCELLYEEPPDDEAAIGVKNCDPKGPLMMYISKMVPTPDKGRFYAFGRVFSGIVSTGQKVRIMGPNYTPGKKEGLYLKTIQRTILMMGRYVEPIEDVPCGDIVGLVGVDQFLVKTGTITTFEHAHNMRVMKFSVSPVVRVAVEAKNPADLPKLVEGLKRLSKSDPMVQCIIEESGEHIIAGAGELHLEICLKDLEEDHACVPIKKSDPVVSYRETVGEESSQVCLSKSPNKHNRLYVKARPFSDGLAEDVDKGEVSSHQELKQRACYLAEKYEWDVSEPRKIWCFGPDGTGPNILVDITKGVQYLNEIKDSVVAGFQWATKEGVLCEENMRGVRFDIHDVTLHADAIYRGGGQIIPTARRVLYASTLTAQPRLMEPIYLVEIQCPEQVVGGIYGVLNRKRGHVFEESQVAGTPMFVVKAYLPVNESFGFTADLRSNTGGQAFPXCVFDHWQVLPGDPYDANSRPWQVVAETRKRKGLKEGIPPLDNFLDKL, from the exons ATGCCTCCACTCTTCGTACTTAGAAAAACATGCCAAAAATGTGAACGACTATTTGTGATGCTAAGCTTAAAA GTGAATTTCACAGTAGGCCAGATCCCAGCAATCATGGACAAGAAGTCCAATATTAGGAATATGTCCGTGATTGCTCATGTTGATCATGGCAAATCAACCTTGACAGACTCCTTGGTGTGTAAAGCAGGCATCATTGCTTCAGCCAGAGCCGGAGAAACGCGATTCACAGACACACGGAAAGACGAGCAAGAAAGATGTATCACAATCAAGTCTAC TGCAATTTCTATGTATTATGAAC TCAATGACTTGGCCTTCATCAAACAGTGCAGGGATGGTTCGGGCTTTCTTATTAACTTAATTGACTCCCCTGGACATGTTGATTTCTCCTCTGAAGTTACAGCAGCTCTCCGTGTCACTGATGGTGCCCTTGTTCTGGTTGACTGTGTTTCAG GTGTTTGTGTACAGACAGAGACTGTTCTGCGGCAGGCTATTGCGGAATGTATCAATCCAGTACTGATGATGAAAAAAATGGATCGTGCTTTGCTGGAATTGCAGCTGGAGCCTGAGGAACTTTACCAGGCAGTTCAGCGTGTCGTGGAAAATGTCAACGTCATCATTTCCACCTACGGAGAGGGTGAAGCTGGACCAATGGGTAATATTATG aTTGATCCAGTTATTGGTACTGTTGGGTTTGGCTCTGGTCTGCACGGCTGGGCATTTACTCTGAAACAGTTTGCTGAGATGTATGTAACCAGATTTCCTGCCAAAGGAGAAAAAGTACAACTCCCTCCAGTTGAGCATTCAAAGAAAGTGGAAGATATGATGAAAAAACTCTGGAGTGATAA ATATTTTGATCCAGCAACTGGAAAATTCAGCAAATCAGCCACTAGCCCTGATGGAAAGAAGTTGCCAAGGACATTTTGCCAGCTAGTTCTGGATCCTATCTTTAAG GCTGTGATGTGCCGCTGGCTGCCTGCTGGAGATGCCTTGCTTCAGATGATCACCATTCACCTACCTTCCCCTGTCACAGCACAAAAATACCGCTGTGAACTTCTTTATGAGGAGCCACCTGATGATGAAGCTGCtattg GTGTCAAAAACTGTGATCCCAAAGGCCCTCTGATGATGTATATTTCCAAAATGGTCCCCACACCTGAT AAGGGGCGTTTCTATGCCTTTGGGCGAGTCTTCTCTGGTATTGTTTCTACTGGACAGAAAGTTCGAATCATGGGACCAAACTACACACCTGGCAAGAAAGAAGGTCTTTACCTAAAAACCATTCAAAG AACCATTTTGATGATGGGTCGTTATGTTGAGCCCATTGAGGATGTACCTTGTGGCGACATTGTTGGTCTAGTTGGTGTTGACCAGTTTTTGGTGAAGACGGGTACCATTACCACCTTTGAACATGCCCACAACATGAGAGTGATGAAATTTAGTGTTAGTCCAGTTGTACGTGTTGCTGTTGAAGCAAAAAACCCTGCTGATCTACCAAAACTAGTTGAAGGTCTAAAGCGTCTGTCCAAGTCTGATCCTATGGTTCAG TGTATTATTGAAGAGTCTGGTGAACACATCATtgctggagcaggggagctgCATCTAGAAATTTGCCTTAAAGATCTGGAGGAAGATCATGCTTGTGTTCCAATTAAG AAATCAGACCCAGTTGTATCTTACCGTGAGACAGTCGGTGAAGAGTCAAGCCAGGTGTGCTTATCCAAATCTCCCAACAAACACAACAGGCTGTATGTGAAGGCTCGACCCTTTTCTGATGGCCTGGCAGAGGATGTAGACAAAGGGGAAGTCAGTTCCCATCAAGAACTTAAACAGCGTGCGTGTTACCTGGCAGAGAAATATGAGTGGGATGTGTCTGAGCCTCGCAAGATTTGGTGCTTCGGACCTGATGGTACCGGTCCAAATATCTTAGTTGACATCACGAAGGGTGTCCAGTATCTAAATGAAATCAAAGACAGTGTTGTTGCTGGTTTCCAGTGGGCTACAAAAGAG GGTGTCTTGTGTGAGGAGAACATGAGAGGTGTTCGTTTTGATATCCACGATGTCACTCTGCACGCTGATGCTATTTACCGTGGTGGTGGGCAAATCATTCCCACTGCGAGGAGGGTTCTGTATGCCTCTACTCTTACGGCACAACCCAGGCTTATGGAGCCCATCTATCTGGTAGAAATACAG tgccCAGAACAAGTGGTTGGTGGGATCTACGGTGTGCTGAACAGGAAAAGGGGACACGTTTTTGAAGAATCCCAAGTGGCAGGAACTCCAATGTTTGTGGTCAAGGCTTATCTACCTGTAAATGAGTCATTTG GTTTTACCGCCGACTTGAGATCCAACACCGGTGGCCAAGCATTTCC GTGTGTCTTTGATCACTGGCAGGTTTTGCCTGGAGATCCTTACGATGCAAATTCTCGTCCTTGGCAAGTTGTGGCTGAAACACGTAAACGCAAAGGCTTGAAGGAGGGTATTCCACCTCTGGATAACTTCCTAGATAAGTTATAA